One genomic segment of Gadus chalcogrammus isolate NIFS_2021 chromosome 3, NIFS_Gcha_1.0, whole genome shotgun sequence includes these proteins:
- the LOC130377341 gene encoding WAS/WASL-interacting protein family member 3-like, with product MSFANLRLTPSHQLVLRASDAAAAFTAARAKKPEEVEQEARARVVSEGGDPGNPMLVLGCHSIQLGKYRGQTFRWLLENDAGYACHVVASHQRERETSASDSPLMANKDSLARYSCAHPAFAQHLKFRRAQEEARARATLPGRGGEALVGIGLFKEDTLRDLYDSKEKERQTYVKWLRRKTPQPGSSMDVAIKYILGRDKERSAEAAATPPPPASSSTSSGPSTTTSQAAASTVLPPRKPTAPNFSALVRGRPMGPGELQARIRRLMNPPARPAAPAVSSVRDQRPSVPPPPTTEVTDEELVRTVTDGEMAGVQVLQALPLPLVKPPSPPPPAPSSTPPPAPPPQVAAAPPTVGLPARAPAQTRVEPRGVSVEETPCGEATLAPEPEKKRRKTTTTGDVEQPATPAPARAETRLPEGWRTALSGEEQELNSRTLSLGFTRTQREKERAVLTPGVAADGGRPPAAAAATAPGPASAAAVDRPAAAATPAVPQGRATPAAARGAAAPAAAPAVAAPVPALPAPRRLLAPRQPAPSAAYPVFPPTAAAAAATGPLRAAQPLLVDLLLPRQCVWVLPVPVLTLPRTLPAPHVLPPPLAAAQHAGPELPVALPAAQHAGELPVPLRTVQWRRLTAERRAEAGNRSSRANVGVPQAHKCSKCGQPRRRETGHSRHGREYFCSVAAGQSVEDWLREKKERDQGGAQH from the exons AtgtcttttgcaaatttaagACTGACGCCGTCGCATCAGTTGGTCCTGCGGGCCTCTGATGCGGCGGCGGCCTTCACCGCCGCCAGGGCCAAGAagccggaggaggtggagcaggaggcccGAGCCCGCGTCGTCTCCGAGGGCGGTGACCCCGGGAACCCCATGCTGGTGCTGGGCTGCCACAGCATCCAGCTGGGGAAGTACCGGGGTCAGACCTTCAGATGGCTCCTGGAGAACGACGCGGGCTACGCCTGCCACGTGGTCGCCAGTCACCAGCGGGAGCGGGAGACGAGTGCCTCGGACAGCCCGCTGATGGCCAACAAGGACAGCCTCGCCCGCTACTCCTGCGCCCACCCCGCTTTCGCACAGCACCTGAAGTTCCGCCGGGCGCAGGAGGAGGCCCGGGCTCGCGCCACTCTGCCCGGGCGGGGGGGCGAGGCGCTTGTTGGCATCGGGCTGTTCAAGGAGGACACCCTGAGGGACCTGTACGACTCCAAGGAGAAGGAGCGTCAGAC CTACGTCAAGTGGCTACGGCGGAAGACCCCGCAGCCTGGGAGCTCCATGGACGTCGCCATAAAGTACATTCTGGGCCGAGACAAGGAGCGGTCGGCGGAGGCGGCTGCTACACCCCCTCcgcccgccagcagcagcaccagcagcggccccagcaccaccaccagccaggcCGCTGCTTCCACCGTGCTGCCGCCCCGCAAGCCGACCGCTCCCAATTTCTCGGCCCTTGTGCGCGGGCGTCCGATGGGCCCAGGGGAGCTGCAGGCCCGGATCAGGAGACTGATGAACCCACCAGCACGGCCTGCAGCTCCAG cggTGTCTTCCGTCAGAGACCAGCGCCCCTCGGTTCCGCCGCCCCCCACCACAGAGGTGACGGACGAGGAGCTGGTCCGGACGGTCACTGACGGAGAAATGG CTGGCGTACAGGTCCTTCAGGCCCTCCCGCTCCCGCTGGTGAAGCCTCCGTCTCCACCTCCCCCGGCACCGtcctccacaccaccaccagcaccaccaccacaggttGCGGCTGCTCCACCGACGGTCGGGCTTCCAGCTCGGGCTCCGGCGCAGACCAGGGTGGAGCCTCGTGGCGTCTCCGTGGAGGAGACGCCGTGCGGGGAGGCCACCCTGGCGCCGGAGCccgagaagaagaggaggaagacgacgacgacgggcgACGTGGAGCAGCCGGCAACGCCCGCTCCTGCTCGGGCTGAG ACCCGGTTGCCTGAGGGCTGGCGGACAGCCCTCagcggggaggagcaggagctgaACAGTAGGACCCTCTCGCTGGG GTTCACCCGGAcgcagcgagagaaggagagggctgTGTTGACTCCAGGCGTTGCAGCAGACGGAGGACGACCACCGGCGGCGGCCGCGGCGACAGCGCCGGGCCCGGCCTCAGCGGCGGCGGTGGATCGTCCGGCGGCAGCAGCGACGCCGGCGGTGCCTCAAGGCCGGGCGACGCCAGCGGCAGCGAGGGGGGCGGCGGCCCCGGCAGCGGCCCCGGCTGTGGCAGCACCGGTGCCCGCTCTGCCGGCGCCCAGACGGCTACTGGCGCCTCGACAGCCCGCCCCCTCGGCTGCTTACCCGGTCTTCCCGCCGACGGCTGCTGCCGCAGCTGCAACTGGACCTTTGAGAGCAGCACAGCCTCTCCTTGTGGACCTCTTACTGCCccggcagtgtgtgtgggtgctccccgtccccgtcctgACGCTCCCTCGGACATTGCCGGCTCCACacgtcctccctccgccgcTGGCCGCCGCACAGCACGCCGGCCCTGAGCTGCCTGTAGCCCTGCCCGCCGCACAGCACGCCGGCGAGCTCCCTGTACCCCTGAGAACTGTACAATGGAGGAGGCTGACCGCCGAGCGGCGGGCGGAGGCGGGGAACCGCTCTAGCCGGGCCAACGTGGGCGTGCCACAGGCACATAAGTGCAGTAAATGCGGCCAGCCGAGGCGGAGGGAGACCGGACACTCCCGCCACGGCAGAGAATACTTCTGCTCTGTCGCGGCGGGTCAGAGTGTGGAGGACTGGCtgagggagaagaaggagcgGGACCAGGGTGGAGCCCAGCACTGA